In Triticum aestivum cultivar Chinese Spring chromosome 5B, IWGSC CS RefSeq v2.1, whole genome shotgun sequence, the following proteins share a genomic window:
- the LOC123111706 gene encoding sugar transport protein 14, whose translation MAGGFAGVEAGGGRAEQYEGRITPYFILACIVGSFGGSLFGYDLGVSSGVTSMDDFLIKFFPDVYDRKHAHLHETDYCKYDNQVLTLFTSSLYFAGLVSTFGASYVTKRHGRRGSIMVGAVSFFLGGAVNAAAVNVAMLIVGRVLLGVGIGFGNQAVPLYLSEIAPFKIRGAVNQLFQLTTCLGILVANVINYFTDRIHPWGWRLSLGLAVVPATAIFVGALFLPETPNSLVERGRLEEARRVLEKVRGTHKVDAEFEDLKEASEAARAVRGTFRNLLAVRNRPQLIIGALGIPAFQQLSGMNSILFYSPVIFQSLGFGSSAALYSSIITGSMLVVGALVSMVVVDRLGRRVLFIEAGAQMIASMVVVATILALKFGHGEELSKGVSTVLVVAICLFVVAYGWSWGPLGWLVPSELFPLEMRSAGQSVVVCVNLFWTAAVAQCFLAAMCHLRWGVFILFAALIVVMSIFVILLLPETKQVPIEEIWLLFDKHWYWKRVVTKDPKYQGHHQRQEMAAAASAVKPVVTSE comes from the exons atggccggGGGCTTCGCCGGCGTCGAGGCCGGCGGCGGGAGGGCGGAGCAGTACGAGGGGAGGATCACGCCCTACTTCATCCTCGCCTGCATCGTCGGCTCCTTCGGCGGCTCCCTCTTCGGCTACGACCTCGGGGTCTCCA GTGGTGTGACCTCCATGGACGACTTCTTGATCAAGTTCTTCCCGGACGTGTACGACCGGAAGCACGCGCACCTGCACGAGACGGACTACTGCAAGTACGACAACCAGGTGCTGACCCTCTTCACGTCGTCGCTCTACTTCGCCGGCCTGGTGTCCACCTTCGGGGCCTCCTACGTGACCAAGCGCCACGGCCGGCGCGGCAGCATCATGGTGGGCGCCGTCAGCTTCTTCCTGGGCGGCGCCGTGAACGCCGCGGCCGTGAACGTGGCCATGCTCATCGTCGGCCGCGTCCtcctcggcgtcggcatcggcttcGGCAACCAGGCCGTGCCGCTGTACCTGTCGGAGATCGCGCCCTTCAAGATCCGCGGCGCCGTGAACCAGCTCTTCCAGCTCACCACCTGCCTCGGCATCCTCGTCGCCAACGTGATCAACTACTTCACCGACCGGATCCACCCGTGGGGGTGGCGCCTCTCgctgggcctcgccgtcgtccccgcCACCGCCATCTTCGTCGGCGCGCTGTTCCTGCCGGAGACGCCCAACAGCCTGGTGGAGCGCGGGCGGCTGGAGGAGGCGCGGCGCGTGCTAGAGAAGGTGCGCGGGACGCACAAGGTGGACGCCGAGTTCGAGGACCTCAAggaggcgagcgaggcggcgcgggcggtgcGTGGCACGTTCCGGAACCTGCTGGCCGTGCGGAACCGGCCGCAGCTCATCATCGGCGCGCTGGGCATCCCGGCGTTCCAGCAGCTGTCGGGCATGAACTCCATCCTCTTCTACTCGCCGGTCATCTTCCAGAGCCTGGGGTTCGGCTCCTCCGCGGCGCTCTACTCCTCCATCATCACGGGCTCCATGCTGGTGGTGGGCGCGCTGGTGTCCATGGTGGTGGTGGACCGGCTCGGGCGGCGGGTGCTGTTCATCGAGGCCGGGGCCCAGATGATCGCGTCCATGGTGGTGGTGGCGACGATCCTGGCGCTCAAGTTCGGGCACGGGGAGGAGCTGTCCAAGGGCGTGagcacggtgctggtggtggcCATCTGCTTGTTCGTGGTGGCGTACGGGTGGTCGTGGGGGCCGCTGGGGTGGCTGGTGCCGAGCGAGTTGTTCCCGCTGGAGATGCGGTCGGCGGGGCAGAGCGTGGTGGTGTGCGTGAACCTGTtctggacggcggcggtggcgcagtGCTTCCTGGCGGCCATGTGCCACCTCCGGTGGGGGGTGTTCATCCTCTTCGCGGCGCTCATCGTGGTCATGTCCATCTTCGTCATCCTGCTGCTGCCGGAGACGAAGCAGGTGCCCATCGAGGAGATCTGGCTGCTGTTCGACAAGCACTGGTACTGGAAGCGGGTCGTCACCAAGGACCCCAAGTACCAGGGCCACCACCAACGCCAGGAaatggccgccgccgcctccgccgtcaaGCCCGTCGTCACGTCGGAATAG